In Vitis vinifera cultivar Pinot Noir 40024 chromosome 4, ASM3070453v1, the genomic window aaatatttatgatGGAAGTGTTATCAATAAAAGGGTCATATGCTTCTTCACAAAGATGTAgtgtaaaaatatttactataaaattgGCATGgataaaaacattacaaattcgAAACATTTTTActgaaatcatttcaaaatgggCATAAACCTACTTATGCTCCCCTAAATAAttaaatccatgaaaaaaatgaaacatctcTTGAGTTTGGTCCATTTGCTTGTTGGGATATTCTCTTAGCAAACAACTTCGtcacaaattaattttcaattcatGATAAGAAagaattaagttatttttttctgAAGATTTTTAGATGACATGATTTAATGAATATACTTATAtaattgaatattattattattattattataaaaactatttttcatattttaaaatatacaccctcttcattttcatttccacCCCCGGGTGCCTGATTTCCCAAACTCACATGctagaaagaagaaaatcaaggtTTTTAGTCAGTGATGCCCGCCCTCCCTCCCTTGTCTCCTCTAAGCAAAGCCGTAAGTGAAGAAACTACCCCATGAGTTTCGTCAATTTGCACGTGGGCATATGAGGCAAGAAAACATCCAAAGGCCACGATTACCTGATATATACCTTTTGAACGTCTTCCTTACCATTATATTAAactattttcatcttcaatatCAAATTGTACTAGTCTTTCTTTATGCATGTATGGGGCTAGTAAATGTGTCTCAGGtggattttaaaaatgaagGCAACCCAAGCCCAGCCAATTGGGGTTGGGTTTCGAGTAAAACTCGTACACATACGTCGTACGTGTCCTTTTCAGATTTTCCTCACTGGTCACCCACCCACCGAGGAGCACAATACGTCTGCACATACGTGTGCAAAAAAACTCATCATCTAACCGTGGATTCCTGTCGCTGTTGACTCCACCCCTATCTCTATGCCTATAAAATACTCACTTGGTTTGAACCGATGTCCACAGAGCAGATCGTCATTTGGTGTGAGCTTGAGAAAATTAACACAGAGGCAGCTTTTGAGTTAATTTGCAGATTACATGGCCACTGGAAAGTTGAGGAACCTTTTGGAAGGGCTGAAGCCAGCCATGACAATGGTGATAGTTCAGATAATATTTGGAGGGCTAAATATTATGTACAAACTGGCTAGAAATGATGGCATGAGCATGAAGATTTTGGTCGCCTACCGAAATATCTTTGCAACAGCTATTATGGTTCCACTTGCTCTAATCTTTGAAGGGTGATTCTTATTAATcttgtctattttttttttccgcatctttaattttgttttatctttcatTCACTCTTTTCAAATTTATGGTGAACATTTAATTAAAGTGTATTATAATTTTAACAGGAAGAGTAGGCCAAAACTGACATGGATGATCTTCCTCCAGGGCTCATTATGTGGATTATTTGGGTAAGTCTAATgattaattagaaaatatttttttatttatatatatacacattaaGAAATATCTTTAATTCCTTCAATGCTCTATCTTGTTTGTAAATGACTTTGCAGGGGTGCGGTTCTTATAGAGTAATTTTACTCCATGTCTTCATATTTATGATATGAAatgttttcaataatattttatcctaCACTTCTTatacataaaaatttattaaatattcttatattttctgaCATAAACTTTGATTGCAGAGGGTCATTAGGTCAAAATTTATATGCCGAGAGCCTAAGCTTAACGTCAGCAACATTTGTAGCGGCAATGACAAACCTGGTTCCAGCTATGACATTTGTCATGGCAGTTTTCTTaaggtatttttttatttatttatttcctactGATATTTTAGTACTAAAATTTATAGTATTACACATTTAAGTTTCTTAAGGAACAAATGCTAAACCCTAGTCCTATTTTCTTCTAGGATGGAGAGATTAGCAATTGGAACAATTGCGGGAAAAGCTAAGTTAATGGGAACTATAATGAGCCTAGGTGGTGTAatgattctaacattttacaaaggagtagagatcaagtTATGGTCAACCAACATCAACCTACTACATCATGGTGCTGCAGCATTACAAGAGTCGTCTCCTAATCAAGTGTTGGGCTCACTATTGGCTGTGGCTAGTTGTGTCTGTATTGCAGTTTGGTTGATAGTCCAGGTGATCAAGGTTcaggttttcttttttcttcaaatgataaatcaaataCCTTTACTGATAGGGAAATTGCTCTCgtattttggtttttcttcttttatttggaCAGACTAAGATGAGCATGGTGTATCCAAGCTACTCCGGAACTGCTCTAATGTGTGTTTGTGCATCAATTCAATCGGTTGTATATGCCATGTGCACTGAGAGGGACTGGTCCGCATGGAAACTTGGTTGGGACATTAGGCTTCTCACTGTTGTTTACTCAGTAAgatatttcttgaaaattttatataattcaatGAAATGTGAGAAGAATAAAGATTTTCTAACAAAGTATTGATTGACATTCAATTTCTCTTCCATTCAAACGATATTGAGAAATCGTTTATGAATATGTTAACTTAGTGGATGATTTTGAGTTATAACAAGTAGAATTTGTTGTATTGCAGGGAGTGTTGGCCTCTGGATTAATGGTTACACTAATGACCTGGGTTTCAAGGATGAGAGGCCCATTGTTTGTatcttctttctttcccttAATGCTTGTAACCGTTGCAATACTTGGGTCACTCTTACTCCACGAACAGCTACATATAGGAAGGTttgaat contains:
- the LOC100253907 gene encoding WAT1-related protein At1g68170 — its product is MATGKLRNLLEGLKPAMTMVIVQIIFGGLNIMYKLARNDGMSMKILVAYRNIFATAIMVPLALIFEGKSRPKLTWMIFLQGSLCGLFGGSLGQNLYAESLSLTSATFVAAMTNLVPAMTFVMAVFLRMERLAIGTIAGKAKLMGTIMSLGGVMILTFYKGVEIKLWSTNINLLHHGAAALQESSPNQVLGSLLAVASCVCIAVWLIVQTKMSMVYPSYSGTALMCVCASIQSVVYAMCTERDWSAWKLGWDIRLLTVVYSGVLASGLMVTLMTWVSRMRGPLFVSSFFPLMLVTVAILGSLLLHEQLHIGSIIAAVLIIVGLYIVLWGKGKEMKQTAQIHAAQSFSEQDLRHIVIENSSNSECKPEASGIIGPIEPADLGSGVPSAAAVVNK